One genomic window of Camelina sativa cultivar DH55 chromosome 5, Cs, whole genome shotgun sequence includes the following:
- the LOC104789157 gene encoding uncharacterized protein LOC104789157: MTSMVVMSMKLYFCVTGKRRHYLVVWVHGDTPTYREEGHVGGSTARKCLHEFTAGIILLFGDEYLRRPTQDDLERLLYQNQQRGFPGMVGSIDCMHWEWKNCPTAWKGMYSRSTGKPTIVLEAVASYDLWIWHAFFGAPGTMNDLNILDRSNVFDDILNGNAPEVNYFVNGREYNLAYYLTDGIYPKWATFIQSIRLPQGRRRCGSNIYRRCRQFGFKYEQYDYSSNTYEG; this comes from the exons ATGACTAGTATGGTGGTGATGTCTATgaaattgtatttttgtgtcACGGGTAAAAGAAGGCATTATCTTGTTGTTTGGGTTCACGG tgatacTCCAACATACCGGGAAGAAGGCCACGTTGGTGGTTCAACGGCTCGGAAATGTTTGCACGAGTTTACCGCCGGAATAATCTTGTTGTTTGGCGATGAATACCTAAGACGTCCTACACAAGACGACCTAGAGAGACTACTCTATCAAAATCAACAacgtggatttcccgggatggttgggagcattgactgcatgcattgggagtggaagaattgtccaacaGCTTGGAAAGGGATGTATTCACGATCAACCGGAAAACCTACAATCGTGTTAGAGGCGGTAGCTTCGTAtgacctctggatatggcatgctttttttggagctccaggtactatgaacgatcttaatattctGGATCGatcaaatgtttttgatgacattcttAACGGTAATGCTCCGGAGGTCAACTACTTTGTAAACGGAAGGGAGTACAATTTGGCGTACTATCTCACCGATGGTATTTATCCCAAATGGGCCACATTTATACAATCTATCCGGCTTCCACAAG gacggagaagatgtggatcaaacatataccgtCGGTGCCGCCAGTTTGGGTTCAAATATGAGCAGTACGATTACTCGTCGAACACATATGAAGGATAA